The following are encoded together in the Holophagales bacterium genome:
- a CDS encoding ABC transporter permease, protein MKVILHLFLQSATLGRKRAFLTIAAIAWGTVAILLLLAFGEGLKRQLSSNSRAMGENIGVMWMSETTKAWKGMNPGRPIRVRIDDIPVLASRLPELESVIGEAIQWRTNLTAGKKTVAGRVKGVNYPYGEARKQYPVAGGRFLSPLDEAERRRVIFLGNELAEDLYGKDDPVGQTLLVANAPFTVVGVMQKKTQMGAYAGMDKDHSIIPISTWKALFGRPTVNNLVIRVRDSSKMAEAIVRTREVIAAKYGFDPSDERALPTWDTVKSQKVNQNVSVGIQMFLGIIGALTLLIGGVGVANIMYAVVKERTREIGVKMALGAKAGWITGPFVLEGLSYTLVGGAAGMLIATLLVLGMSFIPTDGNQVMEFLGTPKLSLAIGLGTASILGVIGLLAGYFPARRAAAIDPASTLRYE, encoded by the coding sequence GTGAAAGTGATCCTCCACCTCTTCCTCCAGTCGGCGACGCTCGGCCGCAAGCGCGCGTTCCTGACCATCGCGGCGATCGCCTGGGGCACGGTCGCCATCCTGCTGCTCCTCGCCTTCGGGGAAGGGCTGAAGCGGCAGCTTTCGAGCAACTCGCGGGCGATGGGGGAGAACATCGGCGTGATGTGGATGAGCGAGACGACGAAGGCGTGGAAGGGGATGAACCCCGGCCGGCCAATCCGCGTCCGCATCGACGACATCCCCGTCCTCGCGTCCCGCCTGCCGGAGCTCGAGTCGGTCATCGGCGAGGCGATCCAGTGGCGGACGAACCTGACGGCCGGAAAGAAGACGGTCGCCGGCCGGGTCAAGGGAGTGAACTACCCCTACGGCGAGGCGCGCAAGCAGTACCCGGTGGCCGGCGGGCGGTTCCTCTCGCCGCTCGACGAAGCCGAGCGCCGGCGCGTCATCTTCCTCGGCAACGAGCTGGCCGAGGACCTCTACGGCAAGGACGACCCCGTCGGGCAGACGCTCCTCGTCGCGAATGCCCCGTTCACGGTCGTCGGCGTCATGCAGAAGAAGACGCAGATGGGGGCCTACGCCGGGATGGACAAGGATCACTCCATCATTCCGATCTCGACCTGGAAGGCCCTCTTCGGACGGCCGACGGTGAACAACCTCGTGATCCGCGTGCGCGACTCCTCGAAGATGGCGGAGGCGATCGTGAGGACTCGCGAGGTCATCGCGGCGAAGTACGGCTTCGACCCCTCCGACGAGCGCGCGCTGCCGACCTGGGACACGGTGAAGTCCCAGAAGGTCAACCAGAACGTCAGCGTCGGGATCCAGATGTTCCTCGGGATCATCGGCGCGCTGACGCTCCTCATCGGCGGCGTCGGCGTCGCGAACATCATGTACGCGGTCGTCAAGGAACGGACGCGCGAGATCGGCGTGAAGATGGCCCTCGGGGCGAAGGCGGGGTGGATCACCGGGCCGTTCGTCCTCGAAGGGCTCTCGTACACGCTCGTCGGGGGCGCGGCCGGGATGCTCATCGCGACGCTCCTCGTCCTGGGGATGAGCTTCATCCCGACCGACGGGAACCAGGTCATGGAGTTCCTCGGGACGCCGAAGCTCTCCCTGGCGATCGGCCTCGGCACCGCATCGATCCTCGGCGTCATCGGCCTCCTCGCCGGCTACTTCCCGGCCCGCCGCGCCGCCGCCATCGACCCCGCTTCCACCCTCCGCTACGAGTAG
- a CDS encoding ABC transporter permease, whose translation MLRDALLQLHRDLKSQKLRTLLTVFGLVWGTVAVTLLLAFGAGLKKNLIKQTAGLGDRICISWPGLTSIPYQGLGKGRRIRITDEDLETVRPRVDGLKRMSSEYSDGWKMVYNLRTFPVDVSGVSPEFGEMRNLIPVPGGRFLNPLDMKDQRRVVFLGNKVAEDVFGKGTDPVGKTVLFNGSPFLVIGVLTAKEQDSSYNSRDSDLSWIPGTTFRALTGRKYLSNFVFQPASALESKEVTESLRSALSRRLKFDPADKEAFSVWDTTEQFQFFEVFMLAFSLFLGIVGSLTLVVGGIGVSNIMNVIVDERTKEIGVKMALGAKSGAIQRQFIVETLIVTAIGGVVGFAISLGICTVFPESLQEFVGKPEVSPFVALITTGILGVIGFLAGFFPARSASRLDPVVAMKL comes from the coding sequence ATGCTCCGCGACGCGCTGCTGCAGCTCCACCGCGACCTGAAGAGCCAGAAGCTCCGGACGCTCCTGACGGTGTTCGGGCTCGTCTGGGGGACGGTCGCGGTGACGCTCCTGCTCGCCTTCGGGGCGGGCCTGAAGAAGAACCTCATCAAGCAGACGGCGGGCCTCGGAGACCGGATCTGCATCTCCTGGCCCGGCCTGACGTCGATCCCGTACCAGGGGCTCGGAAAGGGGCGGCGCATCCGGATCACCGACGAGGACCTCGAGACGGTGAGGCCGCGCGTCGACGGCCTGAAGCGGATGTCGAGCGAGTACAGCGACGGCTGGAAGATGGTCTACAACCTGCGGACCTTTCCGGTCGACGTCTCGGGCGTGTCGCCCGAGTTCGGCGAGATGCGGAACCTGATTCCCGTCCCGGGGGGCCGCTTCCTGAACCCGCTCGACATGAAGGACCAGCGCCGCGTCGTATTCCTCGGGAACAAGGTCGCCGAGGACGTCTTCGGCAAGGGAACCGACCCGGTCGGCAAGACCGTCCTCTTCAACGGCTCCCCCTTCCTCGTCATCGGCGTCCTGACCGCCAAGGAGCAGGACTCGAGCTACAACAGCCGCGACAGCGACCTCTCCTGGATCCCGGGGACGACGTTCCGGGCGCTGACGGGCCGGAAGTACCTCTCGAACTTCGTCTTCCAGCCGGCGTCGGCCCTCGAGTCGAAGGAGGTGACGGAAAGCCTCCGCTCGGCGCTCTCGCGCCGCCTCAAGTTCGACCCCGCGGACAAGGAGGCGTTCTCGGTCTGGGACACGACGGAGCAGTTCCAGTTCTTCGAGGTCTTCATGCTCGCCTTCTCGCTCTTCCTGGGGATCGTCGGGTCGCTGACGCTCGTCGTCGGCGGGATCGGCGTTTCGAACATCATGAACGTCATCGTCGACGAGAGGACGAAGGAGATCGGCGTGAAGATGGCCCTCGGCGCGAAGTCGGGGGCGATCCAGAGGCAGTTCATCGTCGAGACGCTCATCGTGACGGCGATCGGCGGGGTCGTCGGGTTCGCGATCTCGCTCGGCATCTGCACCGTCTTCCCCGAGAGCCTCCAGGAGTTCGTCGGCAAGCCCGAGGTCTCGCCCTTCGTCGCACTGATCACGACCGGGATCCTCGGGGTCATCGGCTTCCTCGCGGGCTTCTTCCCGGCCCGCTCCGCGTCCCGGCTCGACCCGGTCGTCGCGATGAAGCTGTAG
- a CDS encoding efflux RND transporter periplasmic adaptor subunit, producing MTLDLDPSGETNSPVRGSWRSGMGKLFKVLLVLIVVGGVVTGIYALASSGKKDDGGLKIVVAESGSITEKALAVGQIQPRQKFSVKSKISGIVKSCRVEVGDSVKAGDPILEIQPDPTPLEVTEVDRRVESANASFARAKSEFDRAQELNRQGITARSDVDVKREAFELAKIAVAKADQDRELTRSGKITSFDSGIDSIIRAPAAGTILTRAVNPGDPVVPLTSYQPGTELATIADMSDLIFKGTVDEIDVGKLHVGLEARIKVGALPTDVVTGKVARIAPQAQQKDGATLFDVEIELDPGQKIVLRAGYSANADLIIREKKDVVTIPERLVTFEDGGKKAFVELPGKNPKDEPKKVEIKTGISDGLNIEVTEGVKKGDQLVQRPPKTIS from the coding sequence ATGACCCTCGATCTCGATCCGTCTGGCGAGACGAACAGCCCCGTTCGGGGCAGCTGGAGGTCCGGTATGGGCAAGCTCTTCAAGGTCCTTCTCGTGCTGATCGTCGTGGGCGGCGTCGTCACCGGCATCTACGCCCTCGCGAGCTCGGGAAAGAAGGACGACGGCGGCCTCAAGATCGTCGTGGCCGAGTCGGGCTCGATCACGGAGAAGGCGCTCGCCGTGGGCCAGATCCAGCCGCGGCAGAAGTTCTCGGTGAAGTCGAAGATCTCCGGCATCGTGAAGAGCTGCCGGGTCGAGGTCGGCGACAGCGTGAAGGCGGGCGATCCGATTCTCGAGATTCAGCCCGACCCGACGCCCCTCGAGGTGACCGAGGTCGACCGCAGGGTCGAGTCGGCGAACGCCTCGTTCGCGCGCGCCAAGTCCGAATTCGACCGGGCCCAGGAGCTCAACCGGCAGGGGATCACGGCGCGGTCCGACGTCGACGTCAAGCGCGAGGCGTTCGAGCTCGCCAAGATCGCCGTCGCCAAGGCCGACCAGGACCGCGAGCTCACCCGCAGCGGGAAGATCACGTCGTTCGACTCGGGAATCGACTCGATCATCCGCGCTCCGGCCGCCGGGACGATCCTCACTCGCGCGGTCAACCCGGGCGACCCCGTCGTCCCGCTCACGTCGTACCAGCCCGGCACCGAGCTGGCGACGATCGCCGACATGAGCGACCTCATCTTCAAGGGGACGGTCGACGAGATCGACGTCGGCAAGCTCCACGTCGGGCTCGAGGCGCGCATCAAGGTGGGTGCCCTCCCGACGGACGTCGTCACGGGGAAGGTCGCGCGGATCGCGCCGCAGGCCCAGCAGAAGGACGGGGCGACCCTCTTCGACGTCGAGATCGAGCTCGACCCGGGACAGAAGATCGTCCTGCGCGCCGGCTACTCGGCGAACGCGGACCTGATCATCCGCGAGAAGAAGGACGTCGTGACGATCCCGGAGCGGCTCGTGACCTTCGAAGACGGCGGGAAGAAGGCCTTCGTCGAGCTGCCGGGGAAGAACCCCAAGGACGAGCCGAAGAAGGTCGAGATCAAGACCGGCATCTCCGACGGCCTGAACATCGAGGTCACCGAAGGCGTGAAGAAGGGCGACCAGCTCGTCCAGCGGCCGCCGAAGACGATCAGCTGA
- a CDS encoding diguanylate cyclase: MRVRRALLAVAALLAALGVWPLEAARSAVRVYTARDGLPQLQVTAICQDRGGFLWVGTLTGGLGRYDGRRFETFDAATGLPGSSIQSLSLGPAGEVLAGTSNGAAVYASGTWTVLPVTAGPSPSVTALLALEDGRLYAGASGGLFVAASIGGSFEAVPSVGDLAGTEVVTLFHSPDGVLWAGTTRGLARLLPGGALTRVDVTGLPDQSVSVIASGPRGGLLLGVTEAGLFEVDVTTLTARRVGGDDAPGKNVSGLVREAEGGGTWIGTSDRGAFRWDGASGFERFGMTEGLPDARVWAAFEDREGIVWFGTDSGLAKKGPAAFRTFGPEDGLPVGAPLYGIAETPDGTLWIGAHDRGLVRRSEGGTTRLFTAKDGLPHTEVRSFCVSPDGDVIVTTSQGAARISRDRVTSFPLPEGAPKVVDEIAFAKDGALLLGSARQGLFVFRDGKLSRAGKPVGDSVSVLHLGHGGTLWVGGLGWGLAGLKEGSSPEALGTAEGLPSNAVTAILEDRRGGLWVGTDRGLFWRTGNRGVRVLDARSGLPDSYVYWVGEDREGFVWAGTNRGAVRIAPSGEIRVFTTNDGLGANECNQNGFFADSRGRVWITTEGLSLFQGLPAPRRPVPPLVAVSEIRLGRVRLPPGRDLVLPFRHAPLTLRFAALSFLDEGATTFRYRLSGLSDGWTAAEPGQAETTYGALGAGNYVFEVTATTVDGRSPEPAATVRITVETPWWQRLPVLFGGLSVIAFAAALVVKARERRLVAARVRLEETVAQRTDELRRLNEQLSEFAITDALTGLPNRRSILGTAEEAFSLARRRGMPLSVGMIDFDHFKEINDALGHAEGDRLLAEGARRMAGSLRTEDVVGRYGGEEFLAVLPMTGPEGAFAVGERLRQAVGEVGLVADRAGEAPAARASVSIGIASLAAGDEGLASLLKRADAALYEAKQAGRDRVICR, translated from the coding sequence GTGAGGGTCCGTCGCGCCCTCCTGGCCGTCGCCGCGCTCCTGGCGGCGCTGGGGGTCTGGCCCCTCGAGGCGGCGCGGTCGGCCGTTCGCGTCTACACGGCCCGCGACGGGCTGCCGCAGCTTCAGGTGACCGCGATCTGCCAGGACCGCGGGGGCTTCCTCTGGGTCGGCACGCTCACAGGAGGGCTCGGCCGCTACGACGGCCGCCGATTCGAGACGTTCGACGCGGCAACGGGCCTGCCGGGCTCTTCGATCCAGTCGCTCTCGCTGGGTCCGGCGGGTGAGGTCCTCGCCGGGACGTCGAACGGGGCCGCGGTCTACGCGTCCGGGACCTGGACGGTCCTTCCCGTAACGGCGGGGCCGTCTCCGTCCGTCACCGCTCTGCTCGCGCTGGAGGACGGACGGCTCTACGCTGGCGCCTCCGGGGGTCTCTTCGTCGCCGCCTCGATCGGCGGGTCGTTCGAGGCGGTACCGTCGGTCGGCGACCTCGCCGGTACCGAGGTGGTGACCCTCTTCCACTCACCCGACGGCGTTCTCTGGGCGGGGACGACACGCGGCCTGGCGCGGCTGCTTCCCGGCGGGGCCCTGACGCGGGTCGACGTGACGGGCCTGCCCGACCAGTCCGTCAGCGTGATTGCGTCGGGGCCGCGCGGCGGGCTCCTCCTCGGCGTGACGGAGGCCGGGCTCTTCGAGGTCGACGTGACCACCCTGACCGCTCGCCGCGTGGGAGGCGACGACGCGCCGGGGAAGAACGTCTCCGGCCTCGTCCGCGAGGCGGAGGGGGGCGGCACCTGGATCGGCACGAGCGACCGCGGAGCGTTCCGCTGGGACGGCGCCTCGGGGTTCGAGCGGTTCGGGATGACCGAGGGCCTTCCCGACGCGAGGGTCTGGGCCGCGTTCGAGGACCGGGAGGGAATCGTCTGGTTTGGCACGGACTCCGGGCTTGCCAAGAAGGGGCCGGCAGCGTTCCGAACGTTCGGGCCGGAGGATGGGCTCCCGGTCGGGGCTCCGCTCTACGGCATCGCCGAGACGCCGGACGGCACCCTGTGGATCGGCGCGCACGACCGCGGGCTCGTGCGGCGCAGCGAAGGCGGCACGACACGGCTCTTCACCGCGAAGGACGGCCTGCCGCACACGGAAGTCCGCTCGTTCTGCGTGTCGCCCGACGGAGACGTGATCGTCACGACCTCGCAGGGGGCAGCGCGGATCTCGAGGGACCGGGTCACGTCATTTCCCCTGCCGGAGGGAGCGCCGAAGGTCGTCGACGAGATCGCCTTCGCGAAGGACGGCGCGCTCCTGCTGGGCTCGGCGCGCCAGGGGCTCTTCGTCTTCCGGGACGGGAAGCTGTCGCGGGCCGGGAAACCCGTGGGGGACTCGGTTTCGGTCCTCCATCTGGGGCACGGAGGGACCCTCTGGGTCGGCGGCCTCGGATGGGGCCTCGCCGGCCTGAAGGAAGGCTCCTCGCCGGAAGCGCTCGGGACGGCCGAAGGACTTCCGTCGAACGCCGTCACCGCGATACTCGAGGACCGGCGAGGCGGTCTCTGGGTCGGCACGGACCGGGGGCTTTTCTGGCGGACGGGCAACCGGGGGGTCCGCGTTCTCGACGCGCGTTCGGGCCTGCCCGATTCGTACGTTTACTGGGTCGGCGAGGACCGCGAGGGGTTCGTCTGGGCCGGCACGAACCGGGGGGCCGTTCGGATCGCCCCTTCGGGGGAGATCCGGGTCTTCACGACGAACGACGGCCTCGGCGCGAACGAGTGCAACCAGAACGGCTTCTTCGCCGACAGCCGGGGGCGTGTCTGGATCACGACCGAGGGACTGTCGCTCTTTCAGGGCCTCCCGGCTCCGCGACGCCCGGTGCCTCCCCTCGTAGCCGTCTCGGAGATCCGGCTGGGCCGGGTCCGCCTGCCTCCCGGGCGCGATCTCGTCCTCCCGTTCCGGCACGCGCCATTGACGCTCCGCTTCGCGGCGCTGTCGTTCCTCGACGAAGGGGCTACGACGTTTCGCTACAGGCTTTCCGGGCTTTCGGACGGGTGGACGGCGGCCGAGCCGGGCCAGGCCGAAACGACGTACGGTGCCCTCGGAGCGGGGAACTACGTCTTCGAGGTGACGGCGACGACGGTCGACGGCCGATCCCCCGAGCCGGCGGCGACCGTGAGGATCACCGTGGAGACACCCTGGTGGCAGCGGCTGCCGGTGCTTTTCGGTGGCCTCTCGGTCATCGCGTTCGCGGCAGCGCTCGTCGTAAAGGCGCGGGAGCGTCGGCTCGTGGCGGCCCGGGTGCGGCTCGAAGAGACCGTCGCACAGAGGACCGACGAGCTGCGCCGCCTGAACGAGCAGCTCTCCGAGTTCGCCATCACCGACGCCCTCACGGGCCTCCCGAACCGCCGGTCGATCCTGGGCACGGCGGAGGAGGCGTTCTCGCTCGCCCGCCGGCGGGGAATGCCCCTCTCGGTCGGCATGATCGACTTCGATCACTTCAAGGAGATCAACGATGCGCTCGGGCACGCCGAAGGCGACCGGCTCCTGGCCGAGGGAGCGCGCCGGATGGCCGGGAGTCTCCGGACCGAGGACGTCGTCGGCCGATACGGCGGCGAGGAGTTCCTCGCCGTCCTTCCGATGACGGGTCCGGAAGGAGCATTCGCCGTCGGAGAACGGCTTCGCCAGGCCGTCGGGGAGGTGGGGCTCGTCGCCGACCGCGCCGGAGAGGCGCCTGCCGCGCGGGCTTCGGTGAGCATCGGCATCGCGTCGCTCGCCGCGGGGGACGAAGGGCTCGCCAGCCTTCTGAAGCGCGCCGACGCGGCTCTCTACGAGGCCAAGCAGGCCGGACGCGACCGGGTCATCTGCCGGTAG